One Paenibacillus crassostreae DNA segment encodes these proteins:
- a CDS encoding DUF402 domain-containing protein → MKRKFGDRANWRRISRRRFTCRYVESERFTGYITLYTIYNLKEPLWKTYGTHTYRIADKGYSWLQYYPKDSHFIVTAMFDEREEIIQWYIDTCKIQGVTDQGVPWFDDLYLDVVVLRNGEVFLLDEDELDDALERNDITQTDYQLAVATAQQLMREINNKQFLYFLMSLEHRKHCFENGEFRRNL, encoded by the coding sequence ATGAAACGTAAATTTGGAGATCGTGCGAATTGGCGAAGAATATCACGCCGCCGCTTTACCTGCCGTTATGTTGAGAGTGAGAGGTTCACTGGTTATATCACGTTATATACGATTTATAACCTAAAAGAACCCTTGTGGAAGACTTATGGCACACATACGTATCGGATCGCTGACAAAGGGTATTCTTGGCTTCAATATTATCCCAAGGATAGTCATTTTATCGTAACTGCTATGTTTGATGAGCGGGAAGAAATTATACAATGGTATATTGATACATGCAAAATACAGGGAGTAACCGATCAAGGAGTACCTTGGTTTGATGATTTGTATTTAGATGTTGTTGTGCTACGTAATGGTGAAGTATTTCTTCTGGATGAAGATGAGCTAGATGATGCATTAGAGCGCAATGACATCACACAAACTGACTACCAATTAGCGGTGGCAACAGCACAACAGCTAATGCGTGAAATAAACAACAAACAGTTCCTTTATTTCCTGATGTCATTAGAACACCGTAAACATTGCTTTGAGAACGGTGAATTCAGGAGGAATTTATGA